In a single window of the Flavobacterium sp. W4I14 genome:
- a CDS encoding CRP-like cAMP-binding protein (product_source=COG0664; cath_funfam=1.10.10.10,2.60.120.10; cog=COG0664; ko=KO:K21562; pfam=PF00027; smart=SM00100; superfamily=46785,51206) — MLRTNLTFLSFIERFCVENEGEAITLKNFKAGYRFIEQGEKISSIYIIKDGISKCFISEENGKDFIIEFLGKGEVVGELEALKKIDCLCNVAAISDVTAYVIPDHLFLSLINKSSEFTTILLQELSTRIIQTSTRASFQQLYTLEYALLKLLKLQADEHISISKEDMAAYLGISVRSFNRSLKQVIDKGGFDTPEFKNILELTNMKKLLERLN; from the coding sequence ATGCTACGTACCAACCTTACTTTCTTATCTTTTATTGAACGTTTTTGCGTCGAAAATGAAGGAGAAGCCATTACACTTAAAAATTTTAAAGCGGGTTATAGATTTATTGAACAAGGAGAAAAAATCAGCAGTATCTACATCATCAAGGATGGAATTAGCAAGTGTTTTATTTCTGAAGAAAACGGTAAAGATTTTATTATCGAATTTTTAGGTAAGGGCGAAGTAGTTGGCGAATTAGAAGCTTTAAAAAAGATTGATTGTTTGTGCAACGTAGCGGCAATAAGTGATGTTACCGCCTATGTTATCCCTGACCATCTATTCCTTTCCCTAATTAATAAAAGTAGCGAATTTACTACAATCTTACTCCAGGAACTGTCTACCAGAATTATACAAACCAGTACACGGGCATCCTTTCAACAGCTATACACCTTAGAATATGCACTTTTAAAATTACTCAAACTACAGGCCGATGAGCATATCTCCATCTCAAAAGAAGACATGGCTGCCTACCTGGGTATCTCGGTAAGAAGTTTTAACAGAAGCTTAAAGCAGGTGATAGATAAAGGTGGTTTTGATACGCCCGAATTTAAAAACATCCTAGAGCTAACCAACATGAAAAAGCTCTTGGAAAGGTTAAATTAA
- a CDS encoding membrane protein implicated in regulation of membrane protease activity (product_source=COG1585; cog=COG1585; superfamily=90123; transmembrane_helix_parts=Inside_1_1,TMhelix_2_24,Outside_25_27,TMhelix_28_47,Inside_48_68), whose protein sequence is MFIAAVIIPFYLLAIIAMCYMDTAFKAFMFFVLLLIATFVLFLFINYPMQSVFAVICLMAMFAFKPKD, encoded by the coding sequence ATGTTTATAGCTGCCGTTATTATTCCTTTTTATCTTTTGGCCATTATAGCCATGTGTTATATGGATACTGCTTTTAAGGCCTTTATGTTTTTTGTGCTGTTACTTATTGCCACATTTGTACTTTTTCTGTTCATCAATTATCCTATGCAATCGGTTTTCGCTGTAATCTGTTTAATGGCCATGTTTGCTTTTAAACCTAAAGATTAA
- a CDS encoding hypothetical protein (product_source=Hypo-rule applied): MPIFATLIGAIITELTNGVCHFTQENVWYDAKNVLRESLVNLYTLEELPNHINKMR, encoded by the coding sequence TTGCCCATTTTTGCAACCTTAATTGGTGCAATTATTACCGAGCTAACCAATGGTGTTTGTCATTTCACCCAGGAAAACGTGTGGTATGATGCTAAAAATGTATTAAGAGAATCGTTGGTTAACTTATACACGCTTGAAGAACTGCCTAACCACATTAACAAGATGCGGTAG
- a CDS encoding putative hydrolase of the HAD superfamily (product_source=KO:K07025; cath_funfam=3.40.50.1000; cog=COG1011; ko=KO:K07025; pfam=PF13419; superfamily=56784) — MLYFCGTKVSISMRNQITVIAFDADDTLWVNEPYFRETEEQFAGLLEDFMPHHSILAELYKTEIANLPLYGYGIKGFVLSMIETVLRITEGKIDPVVISKAITLGQEMLNKPVELLDGVEEVLKALHGKYRLVVATKGDLLDQQRKLTKSGLDHYFHHIEIMSDKQEKDYQKLIKHLDCKPEEFLMLGNSLKSDVLPVLNIGGHAVHIPFHTTWMHEHIDHTIEHANFYQMESLSDVLPKLIE; from the coding sequence TTGCTTTACTTTTGTGGCACTAAAGTAAGCATATCTATGAGAAATCAAATTACTGTAATTGCTTTTGATGCTGATGATACCCTTTGGGTAAATGAACCTTATTTCCGCGAAACTGAAGAACAGTTTGCAGGTCTTTTAGAAGATTTTATGCCTCATCACAGTATTCTGGCAGAACTTTACAAGACTGAGATTGCCAATTTGCCACTTTATGGCTACGGGATTAAAGGTTTTGTTTTGAGTATGATCGAAACAGTTTTAAGGATAACTGAAGGTAAAATAGACCCCGTTGTGATTAGTAAAGCGATAACACTTGGACAGGAAATGCTCAATAAACCAGTCGAACTGCTTGATGGGGTAGAAGAAGTACTTAAAGCCCTGCACGGGAAATACAGATTAGTGGTTGCCACGAAAGGCGACCTGCTCGATCAACAGCGCAAGCTCACCAAATCAGGACTTGATCACTATTTTCACCATATTGAAATTATGAGCGATAAACAGGAAAAAGATTATCAAAAACTGATCAAACACCTGGATTGTAAACCTGAGGAGTTTTTAATGCTGGGCAACTCCTTAAAATCGGATGTTTTACCCGTACTGAATATTGGCGGACATGCTGTTCACATCCCCTTCCATACCACATGGATGCACGAGCATATCGACCACACCATTGAACATGCAAATTTTTATCAGATGGAAAGTCTATCTGATGTTTTACCAAAATTAATTGAATGA
- a CDS encoding hypothetical protein (product_source=Hypo-rule applied; superfamily=161041; transmembrane_helix_parts=Outside_1_122,TMhelix_123_145,Inside_146_151,TMhelix_152_174,Outside_175_193,TMhelix_194_216,Inside_217_219), protein MNTFEETGGVRIGGFKATWPFATLKVSEFKLELNASIRGNFVFKRSDIIAITPHTSLLGSSIRITHRVEKYNKDIFFTFLGNAEERMTEIIQTGFLNDTEPTPNYIDQEISKLQAQTGFPIKIPVAIGIVVIWNLLFLSDFFNIFNTRKETELFGIGVGLAIAFVFLICISLLTSDVARQLMLKNGANTAGLKPFLFFTAFITFMLFIAGFLPQYLSNH, encoded by the coding sequence ATGAATACATTTGAAGAAACCGGTGGTGTTAGAATAGGCGGCTTTAAGGCAACCTGGCCTTTTGCTACTTTAAAAGTAAGCGAATTTAAACTCGAACTTAACGCATCCATCAGGGGTAATTTTGTTTTTAAACGCTCAGATATTATCGCCATTACTCCCCACACTTCTTTATTAGGTAGTTCAATCAGGATTACCCACCGTGTTGAAAAATATAATAAAGATATCTTCTTTACCTTTCTGGGAAATGCAGAGGAGCGGATGACAGAGATTATACAAACCGGTTTTCTTAATGATACCGAACCTACCCCAAATTACATTGACCAGGAGATCAGCAAGCTTCAGGCTCAAACTGGTTTCCCGATTAAAATTCCAGTTGCCATAGGTATAGTGGTGATCTGGAACTTACTTTTCCTATCGGATTTTTTCAACATATTTAACACCAGAAAAGAGACAGAATTATTTGGTATTGGTGTTGGCTTAGCGATTGCTTTCGTATTTTTAATCTGCATATCATTGCTCACTTCAGACGTAGCTAGACAACTGATGTTAAAGAATGGTGCTAATACAGCTGGCCTTAAACCTTTTTTATTTTTCACAGCCTTTATTACATTTATGCTATTTATTGCTGGTTTCCTTCCACAATACCTCTCAAACCATTAA
- a CDS encoding hypothetical protein (product_source=Hypo-rule applied; cath_funfam=2.60.120.180; pfam=PF01670; superfamily=49899) → MRKFLTCAAVTMLLFTACKKEQQVVTDKAGEVKADWTSDNSSSNYTSKTYSPYTVFNNVWGANPGYQSIWANNGNNWGIWSSHPNTSGIKSYPNSERKVQRLLSSLNSLTSQYNITVPSDGSWGADYDVWTSNDKYEIMLWMNYRGSVGPIASAYPGGVAQIDVSNKTVGGHTWNVYKGPVGSGGKQVFSFLRTSNSTSGNVNIKDIMNYLKNDLGWIGNETIDRVQFGFEVTSTAGGRNHYVNNYTVSFN, encoded by the coding sequence ATGAGAAAATTTTTAACATGCGCAGCAGTAACCATGCTCTTATTTACAGCATGCAAAAAAGAGCAACAAGTTGTAACAGATAAAGCCGGAGAAGTAAAAGCCGATTGGACCTCGGATAATAGCTCATCCAATTATACCAGTAAAACTTATTCTCCATATACTGTTTTTAATAATGTATGGGGTGCAAATCCTGGTTACCAGAGTATCTGGGCCAATAATGGAAACAATTGGGGCATTTGGTCCAGCCATCCAAATACATCAGGTATAAAATCTTACCCTAATTCCGAACGTAAGGTGCAGCGCTTGCTGAGCAGTTTGAATAGCCTTACCTCTCAATATAATATTACTGTACCTTCAGACGGATCGTGGGGCGCAGATTATGATGTTTGGACGAGTAATGACAAATACGAAATTATGCTGTGGATGAACTACAGAGGAAGTGTTGGGCCAATAGCCAGTGCGTATCCAGGTGGTGTGGCTCAAATCGATGTATCTAACAAAACTGTTGGCGGACATACCTGGAATGTATACAAAGGCCCTGTTGGTTCGGGTGGCAAACAGGTATTTTCTTTCCTGCGTACCAGTAACTCAACCTCAGGCAATGTTAATATCAAAGATATTATGAACTATCTTAAAAACGACCTCGGCTGGATTGGGAACGAAACCATAGACCGCGTTCAATTCGGCTTTGAGGTAACCAGCACCGCTGGTGGAAGAAATCACTATGTAAATAACTATACCGTATCCTTTAATTAA
- a CDS encoding chloramphenicol O-acetyltransferase type A (product_source=KO:K19271; cath_funfam=3.30.559.10; cog=COG4845; ko=KO:K19271; pfam=PF00302; smart=SM01059; superfamily=52777): MKEKININTWIRKDHFKFFSAFDEPFFGVTVEVDCTATYEEAKEHKVSFFLLYLHKSLLAANQVEPFSYRIIDGEVWKYDSVNAAATINRPNGTFGFGYMDFYRDFEDFRTAANKEIEKVQASTGLIPSSSGENVIHYSALPWLNFTSLSHARNYAYQDSCPKISFGKVRDENGRKIMSVSIHVNHALMDGYNVAQFVDAYQELLNKKEVNEYI, from the coding sequence ATGAAAGAAAAAATAAATATAAACACCTGGATCAGAAAAGATCATTTTAAATTTTTTAGCGCCTTTGATGAACCTTTCTTTGGTGTAACCGTAGAGGTAGACTGTACTGCTACCTACGAAGAAGCAAAAGAACATAAGGTTTCTTTTTTCCTGCTTTATCTGCACAAATCGCTGCTTGCTGCAAATCAGGTAGAACCTTTTAGTTACCGCATTATTGATGGTGAAGTCTGGAAATACGATAGTGTAAATGCCGCAGCTACCATCAATAGACCAAATGGCACATTTGGATTTGGTTACATGGATTTCTACAGGGATTTTGAAGATTTTAGAACAGCAGCCAATAAGGAGATCGAAAAGGTGCAGGCCAGCACGGGTTTAATTCCTTCCTCATCAGGTGAAAATGTGATCCACTATTCGGCACTGCCCTGGTTAAATTTCACTTCCTTATCGCACGCCCGCAATTATGCTTATCAGGACAGCTGCCCTAAAATATCTTTTGGCAAGGTTAGAGATGAAAACGGAAGAAAAATAATGTCGGTTTCTATACATGTAAACCATGCTTTGATGGATGGTTATAACGTTGCGCAATTTGTAGATGCCTATCAGGAATTATTAAACAAAAAAGAGGTTAACGAATATATTTAA
- a CDS encoding uncharacterized protein YkwD (product_source=COG2340; cog=COG2340; pfam=PF00188; superfamily=55797; transmembrane_helix_parts=Outside_1_42,TMhelix_43_60,Inside_61_201) gives MCFISFESVFIDSYMYLRYRRKLISSLPKMNNHSFLTDKHKSIWLAYLFMLMLGTFIFSCKKERTADVKTDIQAELLTRLNQIRKTGCTCGTDIMPPVQKVTWNTALEKTATLHAEDMLSRNYFSHLTPEGVPAVQRSRVQGYTGTAVGEVIAKNYNSAALVMEAWIASESHCKAMMDSAYNEVGAGKAGTYWVMDLGRKN, from the coding sequence ATGTGCTTTATTAGTTTTGAAAGTGTTTTTATAGATTCCTATATGTATCTTAGATACAGGCGTAAACTAATATCCTCCTTACCCAAAATGAATAACCACAGTTTTCTAACAGACAAGCATAAAAGTATCTGGTTAGCGTATTTGTTTATGCTTATGTTGGGCACATTTATTTTTTCGTGCAAAAAGGAACGAACAGCAGATGTTAAAACCGACATTCAGGCTGAACTGTTGACCAGACTCAACCAGATAAGAAAAACAGGCTGTACCTGTGGAACAGATATTATGCCACCGGTACAAAAGGTGACCTGGAATACCGCACTGGAAAAAACCGCCACACTGCATGCTGAGGACATGTTGAGCCGAAACTACTTTAGCCATCTCACACCCGAAGGTGTTCCAGCAGTGCAAAGATCGCGGGTACAGGGATATACCGGAACAGCGGTTGGGGAAGTTATCGCTAAAAATTATAACAGTGCTGCCCTGGTTATGGAAGCATGGATTGCTAGCGAAAGCCATTGTAAGGCCATGATGGACTCGGCCTATAATGAAGTAGGTGCCGGCAAAGCTGGCACCTACTGGGTAATGGATTTAGGTAGAAAAAATTAA